A genomic segment from Pollutimonas thiosulfatoxidans encodes:
- a CDS encoding adenosine deaminase, producing the protein MSATADVQALTTFIRGLPKAELHLHIEGTLEPELIFALAQRNGVALSYPSISALRAAYQFEDLQSFLDLYYAGASVLITEDDFYDMTMAYMRRAQDDGVLHAEIMFDPQTHTSRGISMATIFSGIARALRETRATTGITSYLLLSFLRHLPEEEAMATLDAALPLREQYQDLWIGVGLDSAERGNPPARFARLYDRCGQLGFRLTAHAGEEGPAAYVQEALDTLGVERIDHGVRSEEDAALMARLAAQRIPLTVCPLSNLKLQVVDDMRQHNLARMLRQGIMVTVNSDDPAYFGGYIADNYLASALSLDLTRDELGTLAHNSISASFLPEAEKAALLEKLTVYLESCKI; encoded by the coding sequence ATGAGCGCAACGGCCGACGTCCAGGCATTGACCACATTTATCCGGGGGCTGCCCAAGGCCGAACTGCATCTGCATATCGAAGGCACACTCGAGCCCGAACTCATTTTCGCACTCGCCCAGCGTAACGGCGTCGCCTTGTCTTATCCGTCCATATCGGCCTTGCGGGCGGCCTACCAGTTCGAGGATCTTCAATCTTTTCTCGACCTGTACTACGCCGGTGCCAGCGTCCTCATCACCGAGGACGACTTCTATGACATGACCATGGCGTATATGCGTCGGGCCCAGGACGACGGCGTGCTGCATGCAGAGATCATGTTCGATCCGCAAACCCATACGTCGCGCGGCATCAGCATGGCCACGATCTTTTCAGGCATTGCCCGAGCGCTGCGCGAAACACGCGCCACCACCGGAATCACCAGTTATCTGCTGCTTAGCTTTTTGCGTCATTTGCCCGAAGAGGAAGCCATGGCAACGCTGGATGCCGCCCTGCCGCTACGCGAGCAATATCAGGATCTATGGATAGGCGTTGGCCTGGACTCCGCCGAACGCGGCAATCCGCCGGCCCGCTTTGCGCGCCTGTACGATCGCTGCGGCCAGCTGGGCTTTCGCCTGACGGCACACGCCGGCGAAGAAGGCCCAGCAGCTTATGTGCAAGAGGCGCTTGATACTTTGGGTGTGGAACGCATCGACCATGGCGTACGCTCGGAAGAAGATGCCGCCCTGATGGCGCGCCTTGCAGCGCAGCGCATACCCCTTACCGTCTGCCCCTTGTCCAACCTGAAGCTGCAAGTGGTCGACGACATGCGCCAGCACAATCTGGCTCGCATGTTGCGACAGGGAATCATGGTAACGGTAAATTCGGACGACCCGGCCTACTTTGGCGGATACATCGCAGACAACTATCTGGCCAGTGCCTTGAGCCTGGACTTGACGCGTGACGAACTCGGTACGCTGGCACACAACAGCATCAGCGCATCGTTCCTGCCCGAGGCCGAGAAAGCCGCCCTGCTGGAAAAATTGACGGTTTATCTGGAGTCTTGCAAGATCTGA
- a CDS encoding cold-shock protein, with protein sequence MQTETGIVKWFNNEKGFGFIKPESGGKDLFAHHTDIIGTGFKSLEENQRVSFVAAEGQKGPQAKSIQVI encoded by the coding sequence ATGCAAACAGAAACCGGTATTGTGAAGTGGTTCAACAACGAAAAAGGCTTTGGTTTCATCAAGCCTGAATCGGGTGGTAAAGACCTTTTCGCCCATCACACAGACATCATCGGCACAGGCTTTAAATCGCTCGAAGAGAACCAACGCGTTTCCTTCGTAGCGGCCGAAGGCCAAAAAGGCCCTCAAGCCAAATCGATCCAAGTTATCTAA
- a CDS encoding SDR family oxidoreductase, translated as MFDDISMQDQRVLITAGASGLGLEMARVFTAAGCDVFVCDINETALTAARKELPKLQTAVADVSDEAAVDALFAKVGEALGGLDILINNAGIAGPTGKLETLSLADWDRTLSVNITSQFLCARRAIPLLKQSDAGVMINMSSVAGHLGYAGRSPYSSSKWATVGFTKTLAIELGEFGIRVNAILPGAVEGDRIRAVIAAKAKEAGKSVEEMTTLYTQHVSLGRMVTARDIANMALFIASGAAASVSGQALVVDGHTQTLV; from the coding sequence ATGTTCGACGACATAAGCATGCAAGACCAAAGGGTATTGATTACCGCCGGCGCCAGTGGCCTGGGCCTGGAGATGGCGCGGGTGTTCACTGCGGCGGGGTGCGATGTATTCGTTTGCGACATCAACGAGACCGCGCTGACGGCGGCGCGAAAAGAGCTGCCCAAGTTGCAGACTGCCGTAGCCGACGTTTCCGACGAGGCTGCGGTAGATGCGTTATTTGCCAAAGTCGGCGAGGCGCTGGGCGGGCTGGACATCCTGATCAATAACGCGGGCATAGCCGGCCCCACAGGCAAGCTGGAAACCTTAAGTCTTGCAGACTGGGACCGAACGCTGTCCGTGAACATCACCAGCCAGTTCCTGTGTGCGCGGCGGGCCATTCCCTTGCTCAAGCAGTCTGATGCCGGCGTAATGATCAACATGTCGTCGGTCGCCGGCCATCTGGGGTACGCCGGACGCTCGCCTTATTCATCGTCGAAATGGGCAACCGTAGGGTTCACCAAGACGCTTGCCATTGAGTTGGGTGAGTTCGGCATACGAGTCAACGCTATCTTGCCCGGTGCGGTCGAGGGCGATCGCATACGTGCCGTCATTGCAGCCAAGGCGAAAGAGGCCGGAAAATCAGTCGAGGAAATGACCACGCTTTATACCCAGCACGTATCGCTGGGCCGTATGGTCACTGCTCGCGACATTGCCAATATGGCCTTGTTCATTGCCAGCGGGGCGGCCGCCAGCGTCAGTGGCCAGGCGCTGGTCGTTGACGGCCACACGCAAACCCTGGTCTAA
- a CDS encoding DNA-3-methyladenine glycosylase: MTSARKLPRSFYDRDTILVAPDLLGKLLVRNTPEGPRIGRIVEVEAYLGPHDLAAHTSKGLTPRTRAMFGPPGHAYVYLIYGMHHCMNVVTEPDGTGAAVLLRALEPVANLSDNTRGPGRLCKAMGIDKSYYGHDLCSDDFFIAEEQGAQSPKIATSARIGVDYAGEWAEKPLRFYIEGNAYVSRVPSRKTPANP, from the coding sequence ATGACGTCGGCGCGCAAGCTTCCTCGCAGTTTTTATGACCGTGACACCATCCTGGTGGCACCTGATTTACTCGGCAAGCTTTTGGTACGCAATACCCCGGAGGGCCCGCGTATCGGACGCATAGTGGAAGTGGAAGCTTACCTCGGTCCGCATGACCTGGCCGCTCACACTTCCAAGGGCTTGACGCCCCGAACCCGAGCCATGTTCGGCCCACCCGGGCACGCCTATGTGTACCTGATCTATGGCATGCACCACTGTATGAATGTCGTCACCGAACCGGACGGCACCGGCGCCGCCGTACTACTGCGCGCGCTGGAACCTGTCGCCAACCTATCCGACAACACCCGGGGTCCCGGCAGGCTATGCAAGGCCATGGGGATCGACAAGAGCTACTACGGCCATGATCTTTGCAGCGATGACTTTTTTATTGCGGAAGAACAAGGCGCCCAGTCCCCAAAAATCGCCACGAGCGCTCGGATAGGCGTGGACTACGCTGGAGAGTGGGCAGAAAAACCGCTGCGCTTCTATATAGAGGGCAATGCTTATGTGTCCCGGGTGCCTTCAAGAAAGACCCCAGCAAACCCGTAG
- a CDS encoding 3-hydroxyacyl-CoA dehydrogenase produces MNIVIAGAGLIGQGWAIVFARGGCAVRLWDGDEAALARATTLISRQVNELENRGLLNDAQAVMARIQAVPDLALALQDADYVQENLPEVLELKQTFFSTLDTLAGPQTVLASSTSSIPASAFSEHLAGRSRCLVAHPVNPPYLVPVVELCGAPWTDPAIIEKARDIMQAIGQKPVTVNKELRGFVLNRLQGALLREAFRLVQGGYVSVEDLDVTVKDGLGLRWAFMGPFETIDLNAPEGVADYCNRYGGMFQDIAQEQTSIDAWDPALVHTVDQQRRALLPAADLLERRLWRDERLMALLLHKRQAEISQDAATS; encoded by the coding sequence ATGAATATTGTCATTGCTGGAGCCGGCCTCATCGGCCAGGGGTGGGCTATTGTCTTTGCCCGCGGCGGTTGCGCTGTGCGCTTGTGGGATGGCGACGAGGCCGCGCTTGCACGGGCGACGACACTGATTTCGCGCCAGGTGAACGAGCTGGAAAACCGTGGGCTACTGAACGATGCGCAAGCGGTAATGGCGCGCATACAAGCGGTGCCAGACCTGGCGCTCGCCCTGCAGGACGCCGACTATGTACAGGAAAACCTGCCCGAGGTGCTCGAACTGAAGCAAACGTTCTTCAGCACATTGGATACGCTGGCCGGCCCACAAACTGTGCTGGCCAGTTCCACCTCCAGTATCCCGGCCTCGGCGTTCTCCGAACACTTGGCGGGCCGGTCCCGCTGCCTGGTTGCTCATCCGGTAAACCCGCCATATTTGGTGCCGGTCGTCGAGCTTTGCGGTGCACCGTGGACGGATCCCGCCATCATCGAAAAAGCCCGTGACATCATGCAGGCAATAGGTCAGAAGCCCGTTACGGTCAACAAAGAGCTGCGCGGCTTTGTGCTGAACCGTCTGCAGGGTGCTTTGCTGCGCGAGGCATTCCGGTTGGTGCAAGGCGGCTACGTCAGCGTGGAAGACCTGGACGTGACTGTCAAGGATGGGCTCGGACTGCGCTGGGCCTTCATGGGGCCATTCGAAACCATAGATCTGAATGCTCCGGAGGGTGTGGCCGATTACTGTAATCGCTACGGGGGCATGTTTCAGGACATCGCGCAAGAACAGACATCGATCGACGCCTGGGATCCCGCCCTGGTGCACACGGTAGACCAGCAGCGTCGCGCTTTGTTGCCAGCTGCCGACCTGCTCGAGCGTCGCCTGTGGCGCGACGAACGCCTGATGGCGCTGTTGCTTCATAAGCGCCAGGCCGAGATCTCGCAAGACGCAGCAACCTCTTAA